A segment of the Acaryochloris marina S15 genome:
ACAAAAAATACTGACACCGTCATAGTGGCTAACGATGTTATGAATCATTTCAGTAATCAGAACAGTTTTGCCCACACCAGCCCCACCAAACAACCCTGCTTTACTCCCTCTTTCAATCGGTGCCAGCAGATCAATAGCTTTAATCCCAGTGACCAAAATATCGGTCCCCGTGGTGCGTTGATGTAGAGGTACGGCCTGCGCATGGAGCGATCGCTTCATACCCTTTAAGGGACCCAGGCCATCAATTGGGTCTCCAAATACATTAAACACCCGGCCCAATAAATGATCTCCGACGGGCACCTGGAGTGGCTGTCCCGTATCGATCACTCGTGTCCCCCTTGCTAATCCCTGGGTAGGCGTGAGGGCAATTCCTCTAATGAGGTTAGCGCTTAAGTAAGTGAGTCCTTCAATTGCAATCTGAGCATGGGGACCCGCTCTCAATAAGTGGCGGAGGGGTGGCACTTCGTCGGAGAAGTGAACATCAACCACGCTACCCCTAATCGCGACAACCTTTCCCTGATAAGGAGAATAGGATGTTGCTACAGATATCGCTGGAGACTGAAGCATAGTCTACTACCTGCTATGTGTCCGATAGAAGAGAAGACACCATTGATTCGAGTTTTAGTGCTGAATCTTGAGGAAAATGTGAGGGCACCCGGAATGAATCAACGCTCCATGACATCGCATGACATCACCTCCTTACTTTCTGGTACTGGCCAGCATTTAAGGTTAGAGGGTAGCTTTCATCTGGGCTTCAACTTGGGCAATGGCCAACCGAGTTTTGAGTACCGTATCTGGGTTGAGGCTGATGGAATCAATCCCTTCCTCCACCAAGAACTGGGCAAACTCAGGATAGTCACTGGGGGCCTGACCACAGATACCAATTTTTCGACCTTTGGCCTTGGCAACGGTAATCACTTGCCGCACCAAATTCTTCACGGCCGTATTGCGCTCATCAAAGATATGGGCAACTAAGGCAGAGTCCCGATCTAGTCCTAGAGTGAGCTGGGTTAAGTCATTAGAGCCAATGGAGAAACCATCAAATACCTCTGCAAATTCCTCTGCCAGCACCACATTGCTAGGCACTTCGCACATCACATAAACCTGCAGACCATTCTCACCCCGTTTTAGACCATGTTGAGCCATTTCATCAAGAACCTGTTGGCCTTCTTCGGGGGTGCGACAGAAGGGAATCATGGGAATGAGATTCTGCAACCCCATATCATCGCGAACCCGTTTCAGGGCATGACATTCCAGAGCGTAGGCTTGGCGATAGTTGGGGTCGTAATAGCGAGAGGCCCCCCGCCAACCAATCATCGGGTTTTCTTCCGTCGGTTCAAACTGGCGACCCCCGATTAAATTGGCATATTCATTACTCTTAAAGTCGGACATGCGAACGATCACGGGATTAGGATAGAAAGCCGCCGCAATCATACCCACCCCTTGGGCCAGCCGATCGACAAAGAAATCAGGTTTGTAATCATAATCAGCGGTCAGTTGAGCAATCGCCAGCTTGGCCTCCATATCCGTTAACTCGTCATACTTCAGAAGTGCCAATGGATGAGTCTTAATTTGGTTGGCGATAATAAACTCCAATCGCGCTAGTCCTACCCCATCGCAGGGAATGGCCGCCAGCCCAAAGGCTTCATCAGGATTACCCACATTCATCAGAATTTGGGTTTGGGTGGGGGGTAGTTCATCTAAGGCGGTTTCTTCCACCACAAAGGGCAGCAGTCCGGGATAGACCTGCCCCGTTTCACCTTCGGCACAGGAAATGGTGATGTTCTGCCCCGTTTGCAAAACTTCGGTGGCGTTGCCACAACCGACAATGGCGGGAATACCCATCTCCCGCGCGATAATAGCTGCATGGCAGGTGCGTCCCCCTTGATTGGTGACAATGGCACTGGCCCTTTTCATAATCGGCTCCCAGTCGGGGTCTGTGCGGTTGGTTACCAAGACTTCACCAGCCTGGAATTCCTTAATCCCTTGGACCGAGGCAATCACCCGAGCTGCTCCCTGGCCAATGCGATCACCGACGGCTCGGCCCTGAATAAACGGTTTGGGTAAGGTATCCACTGTCATCCGATAGGAGGAGAGTCGATTTGCCACCTTCTGGGATTGAACGGTTTCTGGGCGGGCTTGGACAATAAATAGCTCCCCCGTTTGGCCGTCCTTGGCCCATTCGATATCCATGGGTGTGTCCACACCCCGAACCTGGGAATAGTGGTCTTCAATAATGCAAGCCCACTGGGCTAAGGTGAGGATTTCCTCATCACTGACGGAAAACTTAGCTCGGTCAGCCTCTGGAACGGCAATATTTTTGGTAAGTTTGCTGCCTCCCAGGTCGTAGATCATTTTGATCTCTTTACTGCCCAGATGTTTGTTCAAAATGGGACGAAAGCCGTCGCGCAAAGTCGGTTTAAAGACCAGAAATTCGTCAGGATTGACGGCACCTTGGACGACATTTTCCCCTAGACCATAGGCAGCGGTGACTAAGGCTGCATTCTTAAACCCAGTTTCCGTATCGATGGAAAACATTACTCCAGAAGAGGCCAGATCCGAGCGCACCATTTTTTGCACTCCCACGGATAGAGCCACCTCGAAATGGTCAAAGCCTTTGAGGGTACGATAGGAAATCGCCCGATCCGTGAAGATGGAGGCAAAGCATTTGTGGCAGGATTCCAAAACCTGCTTGACGCCATGGACATTTAGGTAGGTTTCCTGTTGTCCAGCAAAGCTCGCATCGGGCAGGTCTTCTGCCGTTGCACTGGAGCGCACGGCGACGTCGACGTTGTAGTGATAGGCTTGCAGTCGTTCTTGAACTTTGGAGTCTTGTCCCTCTGGAGCGGTACTGCCCACACCATATTGTTCACACAGTTGACAATAGGCGGTGGAAATCGCTAATTCTAGATCCTTGGGGAAAGGAGTGTGGAGAATCAGCGATCGTGCTTGTCGTCCTCGCTGACGTAGATTATCGACATCCTCAACATCTAGATCGGCAAAAATCTGTCGTAGTTGGACCTCAATCCCTGCCTGTTGAATAAAATACCGATAGGCATAGGCTGTGGTGGCAAAGCCATTGGGCACATTCACGCCCAGGGGAACCAAATGCTGGATCATTTCACCTAGGGAAGCATTTTTGCCGCCAACCAGGGGAATATCCGCAATGCCCACCTCATCAAAACCTAAGATCAATACTTGCTTACGGCTGGTTTCCGAGAAAAGGCGGGGTTCTGTGTGAATCATGAATTTAAGCTCCAGGAACCTCGAATTTGGCTTGAGATAAAAGTGTGAATTAAAGGCGCTCTATCACTTACATCAGAATCTTTAAGGCGCTAACTATAGTTAGCGCTTGAATTGTGAAGATTTCCTGAGCTTCCGTCTTTAAAGCAGATATGAATTTTTATGGGACTATTTTAGTAGCTTCAATCTTGCTCTTGGATGGCCAAGGTAAAGTAAACGTCGGTGCCAATACCTAACTTCGATTCAATCCAAATCTTTCCTTGATGACGTTCAACGACTTTTTTACAGGTTGCAAGACCGATTCCTGTACCAGGATAGTTCTGGGGCATGAGTTGTTGAAAAGCTTGAAAAATATGGTCAAATTGCGATGACTCGATGCCAATACCGTTGTCATGCACTCCAAAACACCATTCTTGATCCTGACGTTCTACCGAAATCTTCAATTGACTCAACTCGTCCGGACGGTGAAATTTGATGGCATTACTAATCAAGTTCTGAAATAGTTGGGCCAATTGCACTTTATCGGCAAGAACCGTCGGCAGGTGATCGGCAGTGATGGTGGCTCTTTGCTTCGAAATCTCAACCTCTAAATCTGCCAGTACCTGATTTAAGACCATATTGCAGTCTGTTGATTCCAAGGTCATTGCCTTGCTGCCTACTTGACTGTAGGTCAGTAAATCCTCAATCAGTTCGTCCATGTGGGATGCTACGTCGACAATCCGACTCACTAACTTCATCCCTTCTTCACCAAGAGTTTGTTGGCATTTGAATCCCAACAGTTTTGCAAAGCCCAAAACACCCTGCAATGGCTGCCTTAAATCATGGGAGACGATGGATGTGAACTGTTCTAATGCTTGGTTAGAGCGCAATAATTCTTCATTTTGAGCAATTAACTTTTTGCGGAGACGAGTAATGGTCAGTTGATTTGCCACCCGTACTAAAACTTCCTCAGTTTGGAAGGGTTTCGTAATATAATCAACCCCTCCGACAGTAAAAGCTTTGATCTTGTCGGACGTATCGTCTAGGGCACTGAGGAAGATCACGGGGATATCGTAGGTTTTTACGTCAGTCTTCAACTGTTGACAGACCTCATAACCATCCATTTCTGGCATTTTGATATCCAGCAATACAAGATCTGGCGGATCTGTCTGGGCGACTGACAGCGCCATCGTTCCATTCGTGACTGCCCGAACTTCATACCCCTGATTCGTTAATGTATTGGATAACAAGCGAAGATTTTCTGGGGTATCATCTACAATCAAAATATCGCCTTTATACTCATCTTCAAGTGGGTTACTCATAACAACGTTTACTCAGGTTTAAGTTTCAGAACGAACTAGGCTGGAGTCAGGGTTGGGTCAGAGTTAGAATTTTTTCGTAATTAAAATTACTGACCAAATCAGTGAGTCCTTCGGCGAGAATGCTATGTTCTTCTGGAATCTCTTGAATGAGGGTTTCAATTCGTGTGCTGCGCGCACTCATTGCCGCTTGATGTAGTTCAGCAAGCCATTCTGTCGGCATCACGGATAGTTGGGATGCGGTCACCTCCATTGCGGGTTGCGGTGAAAGGGGTTGAGGCTTTTCAAAGATATAGCGAACCCCCAGATACTCGGTCATCTTCTCGAAGATGGTGTCTTCAAGAAAAGGTTTTCGAACAAAATCATCACATCCGGTGGCGAGGATTTGGGCTCTCTCTTCGTCAAGGGCACTGGCGGTGAGCGCAATGATTACAGTTGCTTGCCCTTTAATATGGGCTTTAATATATTGCGTTGCCTCATAACCGTCCATCACTGGCATTCGCATGTCCATCCAGATCAGATGAGGTCGCCAACGGTCACATTCTTCTATGGCCACTTTGCCATTTTCGGCTTCTCGGACTTCAAATCCCAAGGGTTGCAAAAGATTGACCATCAGCTTGCGATTTTCCATCCGATCTTCAACAATCAAGATCCGATAAGCTGGCTGGTCTGGAGCAAGTCCGATAACGCGTTGAGCCATCGGCTGAGGTTTATGATCTACCTCATTGCCCAAAGTCACTTGCAGATAAAACTGAAATGTCGTTCCCTGCCCAACAACACTCTTAACGGTAAGGTCTCCTCCCATTAACTTTACAAAGCGGTGGCTAATGGGTAAGCCGAGTCCAGTCCCTTGCTGAGACTTTCGACCCGTTTCTGTTTGGGTGAAGGCGGCAAACAACTGTTTGATTTCACTGGGATCAATTCCAGGACCTGTGTCTTCGATTTCAAAAAATAAACATAATTGAGGAGCTTCGCTTGCCGCTTGAGCCTGAATCGGCCCAGCGTGAACCCTCAAATTAATGTGGCCTGATTCTGTGAATTTGATGGCGTTACCCAGCAAATTAATCAAGACTTGACGGAGTTTTCCTTCATCTGCGCGAATAAATTGGGGAGTATCAGGCGCGCGATCGCAAGTGAGCTGCAATCCCTTCGTTTTTGCTCGTAAATCGAGCATTTGTATCAACGTCTCTAGAAGATTATAGAGATCGAAGTTTGTTTTATGAAGGGTGACTCGACCGGCTTCGATTTTGGACATTTCGAGAATGTCATTAATCAATTCCAGTAAGTGCTCACCACTGCGGTTAATGATGTCGAGATGCTCTTTTTGAGCAGATGTGAGTGCAGGATCTCGATGCATCAATTGGGAAAACCCCAGAATCGCATTGAGAGGAGTCCGAAGTTCATGGCTCATGTTAGCCAAGAAACCGCTCTTAGCCTGATTGGCCACTTCAGCAGCTTCTTTGGCCTGCTGAAGCTCAGTTTCTGCTCTTTTGCGATCGCTACTATCCCGTAAAATTGCAGTGAAGACTTTTTCGTCTCCTAACTGTAACTGCGAAATCGAAGCTTCCGCCGGAAATTCTGTACCGTCCTTGCGTCGACCAAAAACCTCGCTGCGATCCCCCATCATTCTGGCGGTAGATCGAGAGGCACCAAATTTTTGAATATGCTTGTGATGAATAGATATTGCCCGTTTGGGTAACAGGAGATCCAGCGATTGACCTAGAACTTCATCAGCCTGATAACCAAAGACTTTCTCAGCGCCTTTATTAAACTGGTTGATCCGTTGGCTTGCATCCACGGAGATAATGGGGTCGTTGGCAATATCGAGAATCCCTAATAACATGGCTTCCGAACCGTCCCCTACAGCCTGGTTCAATGGCTCACTGAAGTGATTGTCTTGACGGACCCCAATTAATAAGGCTGCTGCAATCGTTCCCAAAAGGTTCAGGCTGAGTGCTCCCTGGAGGGTAATAGCATCGGAGATAACTAGGATTTTATAGAGGGTGTAGGCAGACAGGACGCCGGAACTGAATATGCCTCCCCAAAGTCCAAGCCAATGGGCAGACAGGACTGCGCCGAGCATCAGTAAAGGATATAGGGTGGATGGCTCTGCACCGAAGGGGGGTAACAACTCCAACCCAAAAGCAAGAAATAGTATAGCAACGCCACCTGACCAGAAGGGGAATAGGCGTTGACGTTGGATAGAGTTATCGAACGTGTCGGCTTGATGCTGACATGAGCCTGGGGAAGTCATAACTCTAATGCAGGATCAATAGAGAGAACATGAACCATCCACAGTGGCCTTAATCCAGTCATGGGACCTTTTGACGGTGAGTCCCCCATCTAACTTGCCTGACTTCGATAGACAAAAACCACTTGTGTTTAATCATAGGACCAATACTAAAAACGAATGGCTTCCGAGAGAGGAATATTCGATTGTTTTAATACTCTGTGTTAACTCGGCTCAATCACCTAGCAAATTCGAGGGAGTTGCTCCCCACTTAAGAAATTAACGATTCTCTCCACACCAATTCGGTTGGTTAGGGTCACCCGAGGGAATGCGGCTGTTGTGACTTGACCAATCACCCGTGCTGGATACCGATGTTTCATTTGAGGATTGGTATTGCTCTGCCCAGATAAGGGGAAGGATAGTGGGGCATTCAGTCTGGCAAGGGCTAAATCTACAGATTGTGGTGGCACGAAGGCGATGAAACGACCTTCATTTGCCACATACAAGGGATCAAAGCCTAGAATTTCACAGGCACCCTGGACGTCTTCTCGGATGGGAATACAGGTTTCATCCAGTGTGATGGCCAAAGACCGACCGGAGGTCATCGTAACCCAAGCCGCCAAAGCGATCTCATTTAAGGCACTCGCTAATCCCCCTCGGGTTAAATCCCGCATACAGTGCAGCTCAACACCATGGGCGATTAGATCCAACACCACATGATTCAGGGGAGCTGAATCGCTCTTGATTTCACTCTCAAATTCCAATCCTTCTCGTTCCGCCAAAACAGCCATACCATGACGGCCTAAGT
Coding sequences within it:
- the ppsA gene encoding phosphoenolpyruvate synthase gives rise to the protein MIHTEPRLFSETSRKQVLILGFDEVGIADIPLVGGKNASLGEMIQHLVPLGVNVPNGFATTAYAYRYFIQQAGIEVQLRQIFADLDVEDVDNLRQRGRQARSLILHTPFPKDLELAISTAYCQLCEQYGVGSTAPEGQDSKVQERLQAYHYNVDVAVRSSATAEDLPDASFAGQQETYLNVHGVKQVLESCHKCFASIFTDRAISYRTLKGFDHFEVALSVGVQKMVRSDLASSGVMFSIDTETGFKNAALVTAAYGLGENVVQGAVNPDEFLVFKPTLRDGFRPILNKHLGSKEIKMIYDLGGSKLTKNIAVPEADRAKFSVSDEEILTLAQWACIIEDHYSQVRGVDTPMDIEWAKDGQTGELFIVQARPETVQSQKVANRLSSYRMTVDTLPKPFIQGRAVGDRIGQGAARVIASVQGIKEFQAGEVLVTNRTDPDWEPIMKRASAIVTNQGGRTCHAAIIAREMGIPAIVGCGNATEVLQTGQNITISCAEGETGQVYPGLLPFVVEETALDELPPTQTQILMNVGNPDEAFGLAAIPCDGVGLARLEFIIANQIKTHPLALLKYDELTDMEAKLAIAQLTADYDYKPDFFVDRLAQGVGMIAAAFYPNPVIVRMSDFKSNEYANLIGGRQFEPTEENPMIGWRGASRYYDPNYRQAYALECHALKRVRDDMGLQNLIPMIPFCRTPEEGQQVLDEMAQHGLKRGENGLQVYVMCEVPSNVVLAEEFAEVFDGFSIGSNDLTQLTLGLDRDSALVAHIFDERNTAVKNLVRQVITVAKAKGRKIGICGQAPSDYPEFAQFLVEEGIDSISLNPDTVLKTRLAIAQVEAQMKATL
- a CDS encoding response regulator; protein product: MSNPLEDEYKGDILIVDDTPENLRLLSNTLTNQGYEVRAVTNGTMALSVAQTDPPDLVLLDIKMPEMDGYEVCQQLKTDVKTYDIPVIFLSALDDTSDKIKAFTVGGVDYITKPFQTEEVLVRVANQLTITRLRKKLIAQNEELLRSNQALEQFTSIVSHDLRQPLQGVLGFAKLLGFKCQQTLGEEGMKLVSRIVDVASHMDELIEDLLTYSQVGSKAMTLESTDCNMVLNQVLADLEVEISKQRATITADHLPTVLADKVQLAQLFQNLISNAIKFHRPDELSQLKISVERQDQEWCFGVHDNGIGIESSQFDHIFQAFQQLMPQNYPGTGIGLATCKKVVERHQGKIWIESKLGIGTDVYFTLAIQEQD
- a CDS encoding PAS domain-containing hybrid sensor histidine kinase/response regulator → MTSPGSCQHQADTFDNSIQRQRLFPFWSGGVAILFLAFGLELLPPFGAEPSTLYPLLMLGAVLSAHWLGLWGGIFSSGVLSAYTLYKILVISDAITLQGALSLNLLGTIAAALLIGVRQDNHFSEPLNQAVGDGSEAMLLGILDIANDPIISVDASQRINQFNKGAEKVFGYQADEVLGQSLDLLLPKRAISIHHKHIQKFGASRSTARMMGDRSEVFGRRKDGTEFPAEASISQLQLGDEKVFTAILRDSSDRKRAETELQQAKEAAEVANQAKSGFLANMSHELRTPLNAILGFSQLMHRDPALTSAQKEHLDIINRSGEHLLELINDILEMSKIEAGRVTLHKTNFDLYNLLETLIQMLDLRAKTKGLQLTCDRAPDTPQFIRADEGKLRQVLINLLGNAIKFTESGHINLRVHAGPIQAQAASEAPQLCLFFEIEDTGPGIDPSEIKQLFAAFTQTETGRKSQQGTGLGLPISHRFVKLMGGDLTVKSVVGQGTTFQFYLQVTLGNEVDHKPQPMAQRVIGLAPDQPAYRILIVEDRMENRKLMVNLLQPLGFEVREAENGKVAIEECDRWRPHLIWMDMRMPVMDGYEATQYIKAHIKGQATVIIALTASALDEERAQILATGCDDFVRKPFLEDTIFEKMTEYLGVRYIFEKPQPLSPQPAMEVTASQLSVMPTEWLAELHQAAMSARSTRIETLIQEIPEEHSILAEGLTDLVSNFNYEKILTLTQP
- the hypE gene encoding hydrogenase expression/formation protein HypE; this encodes MPIDSISCPIPIEQYPQVLLAHGGGGKLMHQLIEQMFGCLFQSEYRHHHDAAALDFPPGRLALTTDSYVVHPLFFPGGDIGSLAVYGTVNDLAMAGARPLYLSTSFILEEGLPMTTLWQVVQSMQQAAHQADVQIVTGDTKVVERGKGDGVFINTAGVGVIEHLQTIHPQSIQPGDLVILNGDLGRHGMAVLAEREGLEFESEIKSDSAPLNHVVLDLIAHGVELHCMRDLTRGGLASALNEIALAAWVTMTSGRSLAITLDETCIPIREDVQGACEILGFDPLYVANEGRFIAFVPPQSVDLALARLNAPLSFPLSGQSNTNPQMKHRYPARVIGQVTTAAFPRVTLTNRIGVERIVNFLSGEQLPRIC